AGAAGTTCCAGGCGAAGATCCCGCTCGGCCGCTACTCCACCCCCGAGGAGGTCGCGGGCCTGGTCGGCTACCTCGTCTCCGACACCGCGGCCTCCATCACCTCGCAGGCCCTCAACGTCTGCGGCGGCCTCGGCAACTTCTGAGCCGTCCGGACCGACCCCCGAACCGACCCCCGAAACCGAGGAGCACAGCATGTCGCAGCCCGGACTGCGCGAAGTGCAACACGAGATCACGGTCGCGGCCCCGGCCGCCGCCGTCTACCGGCTGATCGCCGACGTACGGAACTGGCCGCGGATCTTCCCGCCGACCATCTACGTCGAGCACGAGGAGCAGGGCGAGGGCGCCGAGCGCATCCACATCTGGGCCACCGCGGGCGGCGAGGCCAAGAACTGGACCTCGCGCCGCACCCTGGACCCCGAGCGGCTGCGGATCACCTTCCGTCAGGAGGTCTCCGCGCACCCCGTCGCCGCCATGGGCGGTACCTGGATCATCGAGCCCCTCTCCGAGGACGGGTCGCGGGTCCGGCTCCTGCACGACTACCGGGCCGTCGACGACGACCCCGCGAGCCTGGCGTGGATCGACGAGGCCGTCGACCGCAACTCCCGCTCCGAGCTGGCCGCGCTGAAGGAGAACGTGGAGGCCGCGCACGCCGCCGAGGACCTCACGTTCTCCTTCGAGGACACCGTCCGCGTCAACGGCTCCGCCAAGGACGTCTTCGACTTCGTCAACGAGGCGCAGGCCTGGCCCGAGCGGCTGCCGCACGTCGCCACCGTCCGCTTCGGCGAGCCGTCACCCGGGCTCCAGGAACTGGAGATGGACACCCGCGCGAAGGACGGCTCGGTGCACACCACCAAGTCGTACCGGGTGACGTTCCCGCACGAGAAGATCGCCTACAAGCAGGTGACCCTGCCGGCGCTCATGACCCTGCACACCGGCTACTGGACCTTCGCCGAGGACGAGACGGGCGTCTTCGCCTCCTCGCAGCACACCGTCACCATCAACACCGCGAACATCGCCAGGATTCTCGGCGCCGACGCGACCGTCGAGGACGCCAAGGAGTACGTGCGCGGCGCGCTGTCCACCAACAGCCGGGCCACCCTCGGCCACGCCAGGGACTACGCGGAAGCACGGGCCTGACCATGGTCGGGGACCACACCCGGACCCAGGTGGTCGTGGTCGGCGCGGGCCCCGTCGGACTGTTCCTCGCCGGTGAGCTCCGGCTCGCCGGCGCGGACGTGGTGGTCCTCGAACAGCTCACCGCGCCGACCACCGAGTCGCGGGCCTCCACGCTGCACGCCCGCACGATGGAGATCCTCGACAGCCGCGGCCTGCTCGCGCCGCTCGGCACCGTGCCGAACGAGCCGATGGGCCACTTCGGGGGAATCCCCCTCGACCTCACCCTTCC
The Streptomyces griseiscabiei DNA segment above includes these coding regions:
- a CDS encoding aromatase/cyclase, whose protein sequence is MSQPGLREVQHEITVAAPAAAVYRLIADVRNWPRIFPPTIYVEHEEQGEGAERIHIWATAGGEAKNWTSRRTLDPERLRITFRQEVSAHPVAAMGGTWIIEPLSEDGSRVRLLHDYRAVDDDPASLAWIDEAVDRNSRSELAALKENVEAAHAAEDLTFSFEDTVRVNGSAKDVFDFVNEAQAWPERLPHVATVRFGEPSPGLQELEMDTRAKDGSVHTTKSYRVTFPHEKIAYKQVTLPALMTLHTGYWTFAEDETGVFASSQHTVTINTANIARILGADATVEDAKEYVRGALSTNSRATLGHARDYAEARA